The Oleomonas cavernae genome includes the window TGACCAGCCACGGGCGCACCACCGGCTATTTCGTCTCGGCTATTGAGTACGAGGAATTTCAGCGGCTGCGCGCACGCGCGGGACGCTCCATCGCGGTCACCGATCTGACCGAGGCTGAAATCGAGGCGATCGCCGCCAGCCGCATGGACCCCGAACACGA containing:
- a CDS encoding type II toxin-antitoxin system prevent-host-death family antitoxin; translated protein: MREVPATEFTRNFGQYREIAQREPVAVTSHGRTTGYFVSAIEYEEFQRLRARAGRSIAVTDLTEAEIEAIAASRMDPEHDHLNALLDEA